In the Cydia splendana chromosome 2, ilCydSple1.2, whole genome shotgun sequence genome, one interval contains:
- the LOC134802748 gene encoding uncharacterized protein LOC134802748, with amino-acid sequence MPTLACCRRSPTNYICLTIVVILYSLFCACYTARYRTHIIVIALIVTLVVVAVCLALACTNFDFTKWILYVIVISVTLSILILIVVVMMLVFNIYSKPLMLGLTFVLTLVNVVMFIIELQMVLGGKSVELDEEDYALGAFFLYTSIIQLFINILIMAAMADSE; translated from the exons ATGCCAACCTTGGCATGTTGCCGGCGAAGCCCTACCAACTACATATGTTTAACAATAGTT GTGATATTGTATTCTCTATTTTGCGCCTGCTACACCGCCCGGTACCGCACGCATATCATAGTCATA GCGCTGATCGTAACGCTCGTGGTAGTAGCGGTCTGCCTGGCACTGGCGTGTACTAAT TTCGACTTCACAAAATGGATACTATATGTAATAGTTATCTCCGTTACATTGTCCATCCTCATCTTAATCGTCGTCGTTATGATGTTGGTCTTCAATATATATTCGAAACCTCTCATGTTGGGACTTACATTTGTTTTGACTTTAGTCAATGTCGTG ATGTTTATAATTGAGCTACAAATGGTTTTAGGAGGTAAATCTGTCGAGTTGGATGAGGAAGACTACGCTTTGGGAGCATTCTTTCTCTACACATCCATCATACAGCTCTTCATTAACATTCTTATAATGGCAGCCATGGCTGACAGTGAATGA